The Streptomyces sp. NBC_01197 genome window below encodes:
- a CDS encoding peptidoglycan-binding protein codes for MTNANKIISVAKAEVGYHEGKSNGHWNNKEKYAPSVPGLEWADYQAWCATFVSWCALKAGVDNLFPRTASCATGVQWFKSRGQWSEYPAVGAQVFYGSGGGSHTGIVTAYTATTITTVEGNTNTNGSSEGDGVYLKTRPRKDSYVYGYGYPAYSEGLKSADPSYDGRTPPKAPETPSVSRSKVTIGGLEYGYGASGAQVTAVGKALVAKGFGKHYTEGPGPNWSDSDTENYSDYQKSLGYKGKDADGVPGADSLKKLLGALPGDTKAPVAKPSVSLAALTYGATQPRSAELKHPAYKASVTVVQAALVKGKFLKGKYEKGIFDVQTKSAYSAYQRSLGYKGKDANGIPGMVTLKKLASSYGFLAKP; via the coding sequence CCAACGGTCACTGGAACAACAAGGAGAAGTACGCCCCCTCTGTGCCTGGACTTGAGTGGGCCGATTACCAGGCTTGGTGTGCCACCTTTGTTTCCTGGTGTGCTCTCAAGGCCGGGGTAGATAACCTTTTCCCGCGTACTGCCTCTTGTGCTACTGGAGTTCAGTGGTTCAAGTCCCGTGGACAGTGGTCTGAGTATCCGGCTGTTGGTGCTCAGGTCTTTTATGGCTCAGGTGGTGGAAGCCACACGGGCATTGTCACTGCTTACACAGCCACGACTATTACTACAGTCGAAGGAAATACAAACACGAATGGTTCGAGCGAAGGCGATGGTGTCTACCTCAAGACTCGTCCCCGTAAGGACTCCTACGTTTATGGCTATGGCTACCCTGCTTACTCTGAGGGCCTGAAGTCTGCTGACCCGTCCTATGATGGCAGGACCCCGCCGAAGGCTCCTGAGACCCCCTCTGTCTCCCGTAGCAAGGTAACCATTGGTGGTCTTGAATACGGCTACGGGGCAAGTGGCGCTCAGGTCACGGCAGTTGGTAAGGCTCTGGTTGCCAAGGGCTTTGGTAAGCACTACACAGAGGGTCCTGGACCCAACTGGTCTGACTCAGATACTGAGAACTACTCGGACTATCAGAAGTCGCTTGGGTATAAGGGCAAGGATGCTGATGGCGTCCCGGGCGCTGACAGCCTCAAGAAGCTGCTGGGGGCTCTTCCTGGAGATACTAAGGCTCCTGTAGCTAAGCCCAGTGTCTCTCTTGCTGCCCTCACGTATGGGGCTACCCAGCCCCGCAGTGCAGAGCTTAAGCACCCGGCGTACAAGGCAAGCGTGACTGTCGTTCAGGCTGCTTTGGTGAAGGGCAAGTTCCTTAAGGGCAAGTATGAGAAGGGCATTTTCGATGTCCAGACCAAGTCTGCCTACTCTGCTTACCAAAGGTCCCTTGGCTACAAGGGTAAGGATGCTAATGGAATTCCTGGCATGGTGACTTTGAAGAAGCTCGCTTCCAGCTATGGGTTTCTGGCCAAGCCGTAA
- a CDS encoding Lsr2 dimerization domain-containing protein, giving the protein MRETVIKCDITGEIGAEPWEYEVGDKKYSIDLIEAERVKLVELLKTLDGYVEKSEETTSPAIPAQTKVSGPDAGAVRKWAAENFPEGHEIDGKVMNDRGRVPKGWQDAFLKAQEASNAE; this is encoded by the coding sequence ATGCGAGAGACCGTAATCAAGTGTGACATCACTGGGGAGATTGGGGCGGAACCTTGGGAGTACGAGGTAGGAGACAAGAAGTACTCCATTGACCTTATCGAAGCTGAGAGGGTCAAGCTCGTTGAGCTTCTGAAGACCCTTGACGGCTATGTGGAGAAGTCGGAGGAGACTACTTCCCCCGCTATCCCGGCTCAGACAAAGGTATCTGGCCCTGATGCTGGTGCTGTCCGTAAGTGGGCAGCTGAGAACTTCCCCGAAGGTCATGAGATTGACGGTAAGGTCATGAATGACCGGGGCCGAGTTCCTAAGGGTTGGCAGGATGCCTTTTTGAAGGCTCAGGAAGCTTCAAATGCCGAGTGA
- a CDS encoding adenylyltransferase/cytidyltransferase family protein, with product MSVVVGYASGIFDLFHVGHLNLLKQAKRQCDYLVAGVLTDEAAGHKGKSPMVPLIERLEIVASMSCVDRVVTDESLEKLEAWEKVRFNKFFKGDDWRGTPKGDQWEKDFAGVGVEIVWLPYTIHTSSTQIRQAIEMRGKTCERP from the coding sequence GTGAGTGTAGTGGTGGGGTACGCGTCGGGGATATTTGATCTCTTTCACGTGGGGCACTTGAATTTACTAAAGCAAGCAAAGCGCCAATGTGACTACCTAGTTGCAGGTGTGCTGACTGATGAAGCAGCGGGACATAAGGGTAAGAGCCCTATGGTCCCTCTCATAGAGCGACTGGAAATCGTAGCCTCTATGTCGTGCGTGGACAGGGTAGTCACAGACGAGAGCCTGGAGAAGCTGGAAGCTTGGGAAAAGGTCCGGTTTAACAAGTTCTTCAAGGGAGATGACTGGAGAGGCACCCCTAAGGGGGACCAGTGGGAAAAGGACTTTGCTGGGGTGGGAGTTGAGATAGTCTGGCTTCCGTACACCATCCACACGAGTAGTACGCAGATTCGTCAGGCAATCGAAATGAGGGGCAAGACATGCGAGAGACCGTAA
- a CDS encoding DUF3987 domain-containing protein yields MSNTEAFEAMCYGPIGKAVKAVEPQTEADPIGVLASVLAMYSAALNGTVRLSDGKPVAVWTVLAGRSSIGRKGTALKAARGILEPAIGGFLDSRTEGGISSGPSLTQKLYEKEEDTAGTEGGLDGRVLIIDEEWSENLKRVRRCPTFSTKLRACWDGTTIRHTTKQESMVVERPVLGFHTHITPGEWSKYVGAVDALGGSFNRLLPVVVERSKMLPWDHTPVFPETPELREAYDWARKTERTMTLNKEAGKRWDEIRAAIEDRISSMSESLSCYVERSAEQVLRVAAVLTAAQMKISINRKAVDAAWAFVQYSMRSVEKLVRDAAQPTGSNKPIKTLPEMIREILNRYQGADCTSTLMLRSLGSRATAATLKLAVESMNDVECVKAESETGRGRRPVVYRYVVQEETATEEPEAVPDVPPTSVPRVVIPAPVQAPAVPANPLLALL; encoded by the coding sequence GTGAGCAACACCGAAGCGTTTGAAGCCATGTGCTATGGGCCAATTGGCAAGGCAGTCAAGGCAGTTGAGCCACAGACAGAGGCTGACCCTATTGGGGTGCTTGCCTCGGTACTGGCTATGTACTCCGCAGCTCTGAACGGTACTGTGCGGCTCTCTGATGGCAAGCCTGTAGCTGTCTGGACAGTGCTTGCCGGACGCTCCTCTATCGGACGCAAGGGAACTGCCCTCAAGGCTGCTAGGGGCATTCTGGAGCCTGCCATTGGCGGTTTCCTGGACTCTCGCACCGAGGGTGGGATCAGTTCAGGCCCGTCCCTCACTCAGAAGCTGTATGAGAAGGAGGAGGATACGGCGGGTACAGAGGGTGGCCTAGATGGGCGGGTCCTCATCATTGATGAGGAGTGGTCAGAGAACCTAAAGCGCGTTAGGCGTTGTCCTACCTTCTCTACCAAACTTCGGGCTTGCTGGGATGGCACCACCATCCGGCACACAACTAAACAGGAGTCCATGGTAGTTGAGCGGCCCGTATTGGGATTCCACACTCACATCACACCAGGGGAGTGGTCAAAGTACGTAGGTGCTGTCGACGCTCTTGGGGGCAGCTTTAACAGGCTCCTGCCTGTAGTGGTAGAGCGCTCCAAGATGCTTCCCTGGGATCACACCCCTGTATTCCCTGAGACTCCAGAACTGAGAGAGGCATACGACTGGGCACGCAAGACCGAGCGAACCATGACTCTCAATAAGGAAGCAGGTAAACGCTGGGATGAGATCCGGGCCGCTATTGAGGACCGAATTTCATCTATGTCTGAGTCTCTTTCCTGCTACGTCGAAAGGTCGGCAGAGCAAGTGCTGAGAGTGGCTGCTGTGCTGACAGCTGCACAGATGAAGATCAGCATTAACCGCAAGGCTGTTGACGCTGCATGGGCTTTCGTTCAGTACTCCATGCGCAGTGTGGAAAAGCTGGTACGGGATGCTGCACAGCCAACCGGGTCTAACAAGCCCATCAAGACACTTCCTGAAATGATCAGGGAGATTCTGAACCGGTACCAGGGTGCCGACTGCACGTCTACCCTCATGCTTCGGTCTCTTGGCTCAAGGGCCACAGCTGCCACTCTCAAGTTGGCAGTAGAGAGCATGAACGACGTTGAGTGCGTCAAAGCAGAGTCCGAGACAGGCCGGGGGCGTCGGCCTGTGGTCTACCGATACGTGGTCCAGGAGGAGACAGCCACAGAGGAGCCAGAGGCAGTGCCTGACGTGCCGCCCACCTCAGTACCCCGTGTGGTCATCCCTGCCCCTGTACAGGCTCCTGCTGTCCCTGCTAACCCCCTCCTGGCACTGCTGTGA
- a CDS encoding histone-like nucleoid-structuring protein Lsr2 codes for MAQKVVTTFTDDLTGEESEEIDTYTVLVNGAGVEIDLTPDSHDKLLEALAPFFGAKGARRARGASPSSPSRARKAVSDREYSGKVRAWAKANGYSVNERGRVAAELKEAYEKANA; via the coding sequence ATGGCACAGAAGGTAGTCACCACATTCACTGATGACCTCACAGGCGAAGAGTCTGAGGAGATCGACACGTACACAGTCCTGGTCAATGGCGCCGGGGTGGAGATTGACCTCACTCCTGACTCCCATGACAAGCTCTTGGAGGCATTGGCCCCGTTCTTCGGGGCCAAGGGGGCACGAAGGGCCCGGGGAGCTTCCCCCAGTAGCCCTTCTAGGGCCAGGAAGGCTGTCTCTGACAGGGAATACTCAGGAAAGGTCCGAGCCTGGGCTAAAGCTAATGGCTATTCTGTAAATGAGCGAGGCAGGGTTGCAGCAGAGCTGAAGGAAGCCTACGAAAAGGCTAACGCTTAA